One Streptomonospora salina genomic window, CGGCGCCGGAGACGCCCTGGGGTCGGACGCACGCAGTCGACAGCGGGCAGCAGAAACGCAACGAAGCACGCCCAGCGGGAACGACTCACCCCGGGCCGTCCTACTACAGCGCTACTCCGGGGAACGCCAGGACGCGCGGCTCGGTCAAGTCGGCCATTGCGGCCGACACCCCCTCGCGGCCCACGCCCGACTCCTTCACGCCGCCATAGGGCACGTGTTCGGCGCGGACGCTGGGCACGTCGCCGATGACCACGCCGCCGACATGCAGCCGGGTGAGCGCGGCGAACGCGGTGTCGCTGCGGTGGGTGAACACCCCGGTCTGCAACCCGAACCGGGAGTCGTTCACCCGGTCGAACGCCTCATCGGATCCCTCGACCTCGTCGATGGTGACGACCGGGCCGAATACCTCCTCGCAGGCGATTCTGGCCGTGGGCGGCACGCCCGTGAGCACAGTAGGCGCGTACTCGGCACCGTTGCGGCGCCCACCGGTGCGGACGCGCGCACCGGCGCCGACGGCCTCCTCGACCCATGCCTCCACCCGGCGGGCTGCGTTCTCGTCGATGAGCGGTCCGACCTCGGTCTGCTCCTCGCGCGGGTCGCCTGTCCCCAGCGCCGCGACGCGCCTGACCACACGTTCTGTGAGTTCTTCGCCGACCGATCGGTCGGCGAAGACCCGCTGCACCGCTATGCAGGACTGCCCGGCCTGGTAATTGGCGAACACCGCGATGCGTTCCGCCGCCCGGTCCAGGTCCTCGGGCGTCGACCAGTCGGGGCAGACCACCGCTGCCGCGTTGCCGCCCAACTCCAGGGTGACGTGCTTGTGCGGGACGGCTTCCCTGATCGACCGGCCGACCGGTCCGGACCCGGTAAAGGACACCACCGGCAGGGAGGGATCGGCGACCAGAGCCGGCATACGGTCGTTCTGGACGGGCACAACCGACCAGGCGCCGGAGGGCAGTCCCGTCTCCGCCAGCAGTTCCCCCAAGAGCAGCGCGCTCAGCGGCGCGCCCGGGGCGGGCTTGACGATGATGGGGGCGCCGACGGCCAGCGCCGGGGCGACCTTGTGCGCCACGAGGTTCAGGGGAAAGTTGAACGGAGTGATGCCCAGTACCGGTCCTCGCGGGAACCGGCCGACGAAGGCCGCCCCGCCCGGGGACTGGGGGTCGGTGTCGAGCCGCTGCCACTCTCCGCCGAACCGGCGGGCTTCCTCGGCGGCCCAGCGAAACACCGATGCGGCCCGGCCGGCCTCCGCCCGCGCCCAACGCAGGGGTTTTCCGTTCTCCGCTGTGATCAGGCCGGCGATTTCCTCGCTGCGTTCGGCGATTCTCCCGGCCACGTGGTTGAGGGCCTCCGACCGCTCCGCGGCACTGGTGCGGGCGAACGGTTCGCCGGCGGTACGCGCGGCCGCGACCGCTTCGGCCACGTCGGCCTCGGATGCGATGGCGACGCGCGCCACCGAGGAGCCGTCGTAGGGGTGGGTGACCGGAATGGACTCCGTGCCGCGGCGCGCGGTGCCCGCGATCCAATAGGGAACCGGTGTTGTCATGCCGTCCTGCCTTCGGGGGTGCTGAGAATGTGCGGGCGCATGGGGACTGGGCGGTTCAGCGCCCGGCGCGGACGGCTCGCGGCGGTGGGGTTCGGGCAGGACACGGGTGGATATCTCCTGGATGAAGGGTGGGCCGGAACAGTGGCGCGAGGGCCGGACGCGGTTGTTCCGGCCCTTGGCTAGAGGAGGCTCTGCCCAGGAAGGTGGAGCCGTTTCCCGGGCGGGGACCGGGCCGTCGGCTGCGGTCTCCGGCCGATCCCGCCGGGGTGGGGGGCGAACTCATTCCCCGGGAACGGGCGACCGTTCGCGGGAGGACCAGATGAGTTGGACGAGTTCGGCACGGTTGTGCACGCTGGTCTTGGCGAAGATTCGTTTGAGGTGCTGCTTCACCGTGTTTTCGCTGACGAATGCTTTCTGCGCGATGTACTTGGTCGTGAGCCCTTGGCTGACGAGTGCGGCGATTTCCTGTTCCCGGGGAGAGAGTACCCCCCATGCCGGAAGTTCCGCGGACTCGTCGTCGACGACCTCATACAGCAGGCTGACGACCGAGCCCTTGACGGAATCGCGGTAGGACCGGACGATGATCTTCCGCCCGGATGCGTCGTCGCACACATTCGTGGTCCCGGTCTGCCCGCCGGATTCTGAGAATTCGGCTATCGCGCCGTCGACGAGGCTTTCCAGGTTAACGGGACCGTAATTTCCCGATGCACCGTGCAGGAACCCCATAATACGCTTTGCGCTGCGGTTGGCAAACAGCTTCTTTCCGTGGATGTCACTGACGACGACACCGTGCGGGAAGCGGTCGAGTGCCCCGTGGACCAGATACGCGTCCTCGACCAGTCCGCTCGCCCTGCGGATGCGTTCGATCGCCAGGCTCAGGTGTTCGCTGATGAGCCGCGCCAGGCTCAAGTCCTCTTCGCGGAAAGGCCGCCCGCCGGTTGCGCGAGCGAAGTTGATGGTGCCGACCACGCTCCCCGACTCGGTGATCGGGGCTTCCAAGGAGAAGGAGAGGCCTTCGCTGAGCAGGATCGATCTCGCTGCCGACGAGTGCCACCGCAGCGAACTCAGCATCACGTGGGAGTCTGCGGGGAGACCGTGCGCGAGAACGGCCTCCAGCACCGGATCGTCGCGGCGCCCCTGCTCCTCGTAGGTGTGCATGAAGACGTCGCTGAGAGTCGACGACCGCTCCAGTGGCGGGTCCGTGTCAGCCGCGAAACGGTAGAACCCGATTCCGTCGGCCGGGAGCACTTCCTCCACGGTCGCGAAGTAGACGTCTCGAACGTCATCGATCGTCTGCGTGTCGTTGAGTTCGCGGGCGAATTTGAAGAATCCATTGTCAGTGAGGTCGACTTTTCCACTCACCGGACCACCCCCAATTTGCCGACCGAAGGGCTACCCTGGCCAAATGCTACCCGATCCGACGCAGCAAACATTAACGTTTGGGAAACGAATGTCGACTTTGCATTCCCGTTACCCGGCTACCCGCGCCCCATACCGGGACGCGGGTAGCCCGAGAAGCCCGGAAAGCCCGCAGGAACAGCGGGACGCAGCGGGTCTCCCGCCGGTGCCGGCGGAGCTCCCGCCCCGGAAGGGCGGATCTCCGCCTCAGATCCTGTGCAGCATCCAGTCGGCCAGCCTCGCCGCCGCGACGGCCAGGTAGTCGTAGTTGCAGTGCAGCGAACCGGCTCCGCTGTAATAGTCGACGGTCACGTCCTCGACGGTCAGCGCCGCCTGGAAACGACGCGCGCCTTCGATGTCCATGATGATGTCGTTCTCACCGTGCATGACGTATACCGGTACGTCCAGCTTTTCGGCGACGCCGTCGAGGGTGAAACGGGCGAGCTTCTCGCGGGCCTCGGCGTCGTCCTTCGTGCCGGACAGCCACTGGAGCTGCTCCTGCAGCGGCGGGTAGTACTCGTAGAAGTCCGTCAGGATGCTCCAGGTGCCGCACCACGCAGCCACGGCCTTGACCCGGGGCTCGAAGGCCGCCGCGCGCGGCGCGTAGTACCCGCCGAAGCTGACTCCGGCGAGGCCGAGGCGGTCCATATCGATGTCGTCGCGCTCAGCCAGGAAGTCGAGGACGGCCTTCACGGGGACCTCGTAGTCGTGGCGGCTGTACATCTTCTTGAAGCGCAAGGAACTGCCGCGCCCGGGGGTGTCCACCATGACGACGTTCATTCCGCGGGCCGGGAACTCGGTCCCACCGAGGAAGTACAGTTCCTCTGCCCACGAGTCGGCGCCGCCGAGCATGAGCACCGTGGGACGCTTCTGGCCGGAGGCGTCCGGGCGGACGACGTAGCCGTCCATCGTCTGGCCCTCGAACGGCACGCTGATCCGTTCGATGAGTCCGCCGGTGAGCTCCGCCGCCTTCTGGAAGTTCCGCGTCCCCTCGGTATAGGCCTCGTTCCTGCGCGGATCGGTGGAGGGGAGGAAGAACTCGGAATGGCGCCAGTAGCTCATCGAGCGGAACAGAGCGCGGCGGCCGGTGGTGATGTCGCCCGCTTCCAGGGCGGCGCGGCCGGCCTCCGCAGTCTCCTTGGCGGTCCGGCTCCACTCCTGCTGCCAGACCTCGGTATCGGTCGTCTGCGTACCGATACGGGCCGCCGTGCGCGCACACTCGAACAGGTCGGATCCCCCGACTGCGACCTGGGCGAGGAGGCGCATCGTCTGCAGCGACCAGTCCTCGTGCTGGGGAAACAATTCGATGATGGACAGGGCGTCGCCCTGGAGTTCGGTCTCGGTCACGTCTACTCCTCTTGGTCGTTGCGGAATGGTTCTCGCGGACGGTTGACGGGTCCTCATCCTCCGATCCGCGACGGCGCTTCACCGACGTCGTCCCAGCGGACCTGGTCGCGGATGGCGGTACGGTAACGGGCCAGTTCGCGGGGCGCGTTGACGCACACCGCACCCCTCACCAGCCCGTCGCGCCCGTACAGCGCCACGAGCCTCTCGTCGTCGAACTCCTTGACGGCGACCTCGCTCGCCGCGGTCGCGCGCCCCACGAAGCGCATCCGGGCGTCGTACTGGTCGGTCCAGAAGTACGGGACCGCGCTGAAGGCTTCCCCTTCGCCCAGAAGGGTGTGGGCGGCGCGCCGCCCCTGTTCGACGGCGTTCGTCCAGTGCTCGACGCGGATCTCCTCGTCGAACAGCGGGTTGTACCAGCGTGCGACGTCGCCTGCTGCCACCACACCGGGCACCGAGGTCGACAGGTCGGAGTAGCAGAGCACCCCGTTGGCCGTCTGGACGCCGCTGCCGTCGAGCCACTCGGTGACCGGGCTCGCCCCGACCCCCGCCGCGACGACGTCGGCGTTGACGGTGCGCCCGTTGCTCAGCGTGAGAACGGCGCCCTCACCCTGGCGCTCGATCGTCTCCACGGTGCACGTGCAGACGATCTCCACCCCGTTGCGTGCGTGCAGGGTGCGGAACCAGGACCCGACTTCGTCGCCCAGAGCACGGCCCAGTGGGACCTGCCCGACCTCGATGATCGTCACGTCGAGCCCGAGGTGCCGGGCGGTCGCGGCGATCTCCAGCCCGATGAACCCGGCTCCGATGAGGACGAGGTGCCGGCCGGGGCGCAGGCGCTCGCGTAGCCGCAGACTGTCCTCGATCGACCGGAGGACCTGGACGGGTGGGGCGTTCTCCGTGCTGGGCAGGCGGCGCGGCCGTGAACCCGTCGCGATGACGAGGCCGTCGTATCCCGCTCTCGTGCCGTCGTCGAGCAGGATCGCGCGCCGCGCGGTGTCGAGCCCGACGGCGGCGCTCCCGATCCGGGTGGTTATGGCGTTGTCCGCGTACCACTCGGGTGCGCGAAGGCCCAGCCTCTCCATCGCCACACCGCTGATCAGCGCTTCCTTGGACAGGGGTGGCCGGTCATAGGGCAGTTCGTTCTCCGCTGAGATGAGCGTGACGTCGCCCTCGAACCCGCGCTCCCGGAGCGCCTCAGCGGCGTGCACTCCGGCCAGCGAACCCCCGACGACGGCGATCCGCCGCATGCTAGGAACTCTCGATGGAGATCGCACGTGCGGGGCATCCTCGTACGGCCGCCTCGGCCTCGGCACGGCGGTCCTCGGCCGGGGTCTCGTCCAGAAGCACCGCCTTGTCGGTGCGGTCGTCGAGGTCGAACAGCCCGGGGCTCTCGATCAGGCAGTTCGCGTACCCCTGGCACGCGTCCGGATCGAGGACCAGCTTCATTCCCATGCGGTGTCACCTCCGTGACTGACGTCCTTCGAGGCTCAGTGAGCGCTCGATTCCAGGTGCGGGATCCGCGGCGCGACAGGTGCGCTGCGCGCGGAAGCGGGGGTGTTGCGGCTTCTCAACGCGCGAACGCCGCCCGCGGTGATGACCGCGGAGATTCCCGGGATGTCGCCGACGGCGAGCGCATCACGCGCGCTGCCGCGGGTCGATCCCCACGGTGCGTCCATGACGACGAGGTCGCCCGCCCGTCCCGCGGCGACCACGCCGGCGGGCAGGTTCCATGTGCGGGCGTTGTTGCCCGAGGCGGCCGCCCACACGAGCGCGGGGTCCAGTCCGGTCAGCGACGCGAGTTCGGCGACGGTCTTGATCACCCCCAGGGGCATGACGCCGGTGCCGGTGGGCGTGTCCGATCCGATGACGACCCGGGACAGGACGTCCTGCCGGGCCGCGCGTTCGAGGATCCGCACAGCCGATCTGAGGTTCCCGGCTTGGACCAGTTGGAGCGCCATGCCGGTCTCGTCCATGATCGTGTCGACCCCGTCGGGGTCCAGCGATGTCGGTCCGCCGTTGATGTGACCGCACACGTCCGGCGCCAGCGCCAGCAAGTGCTCGGGCGTGATCGGCTTGCTGCCCGGGATACTTGCTCCGCCCGAGTGGCACATGACCGTGATGCCGTGCTGTTTGGCCCACCTGACTTGGTCGGCCCCTTCAGCGGGGTCCATGTAGCGTCCGAAGCCGAACTTCGCGAGGACGACGCCGGCCTCCTCGAGTTCGGCGAAGTCGCGCTCCTGGAGCGTCGGCTCCAGGACCACGGAACCGGCGTGGACGGTCATCCCGCCGGGATGGAAGTTCTCGAAGCAGGCCCGTGCGGCGATGGCCAGCGCCTTGACGCCAACTGCGGTGTGCGGGCGTCCCGGTGCGTGGATCTCCCCGGGACTCACAACGCTGGTTATCCCGCCGTGGACGTAGCCGGCCAGGAAGTCGACGGTCTTCTGCCGCGGCGTGTAGTCACCGAGCACGACGTGGCAATGGGAGTCGATGAGTCCCGGCGCGATGGTCGATCCCTGTGCGTCGACAACGGTGTCGGCGCCCTCGATCGCGGTTCGCAGATCCCGCGCGTTGCCGACGCGGCTGATCACGCCGTCGGTCACGACGACGGTGTCGGCTCCGTCCACGATGGGCGCTTCGATGTCGCCCGAGAAGACGGTGGCGGCCCCGGTGACGGCGAGCGTGTTCATTGCGCCCCGCCCTTCTCAGCGGCCTCGGCCACGCTCATGCCGCCGACCCGCGCGTTGAGCCGGCCGCGGTTGGCCACCACGGCGATGATGACGAGCTCATCCGGGTGGGGCGCGTCGGGAACGCGGATCTGCACGCCGTCGTAGTGGCTGCGCACCCAGACGTCGTCCTTGTAGGCGGTCGGTACGTCGATGACGTCGCCGGCGGCCGCGGGTTTGGTCATGGAGGTGATCCAGGCCTTCCCACCGCCGATGGCCTCACGGAAGGCGTTGCCGAAGACCGAGGTCAGGGCCGCGTTGACGTGCTCCTGTTCCCCTTCCGAGCCCACGAGTCCGCCCTTGCCGTAGCTCTCCGCCGGCTCCCCGAGAAGGCGGGCGGCCTCCACCCCCAGGGACCGCCCCACCTCGCCGGAGGCGCCGATGACGGCGGAGAGGTCGTCGACGTACCCCCGTCCTGCATACGGGTTCCGGACAACCGCGCAGACGGCGACCCTGCGCAGTTCCTTCCCGTCCGAGCTGCCTGCCGACGAGCGGATCTCCTCGATCTGGGCAAAGGTCTTTCGGACCTCAAGCGGCGAGTCGGCCACGGGACCGCCTCCTTCTCCATGGTGTTCGCCGGTTTCGTCACGACCGGCTGCGGTGATTACGACGACGCTACGGCGGCTGTGGCCTCGGCAACATCACCCGGTCGGGTAGTTCCGGGGCATGCGGGCGGCGGTGCCGCGATCCGGGGCCGAGGGCATGCCGAGTCCGGGGAGCGGCGGCCCCCTGGCGCCGCGCCCCGGTCGGCCGGGGGCGGGGACTCAGCCGACGGCGAAGAGGATCGCCTCCGGCCAGGCGATGAGGACCGCCAGCGCCACGGCGAACGGGATCAGGAAGGGGAGCGTCCCGCGGAACACCGTCACGACGTCCAGGGACGTGTCCAGCCCTGAGGTGATGAAGGCGTTGACGCCCACCGGCGGGGTGATCGCGCCGATCGTCGTCACCAGGATGACGATGACCGTGAACCAGACGATGTCGTAGCCCAGTCCCGTAATCAGCGGGAACAGCAGGGGGATGCTGATGACGAGGAACCCCAGGGCGTCCATGATCGCGCCGCCGACCAGGTAGATCGCCAGGACGACGAGCAGGACGACGATGGGCGCGACCGGCAGGTTCGCCACCCGTTCGGCCAGTTCGAACGGCAGCCGGCTGAGCGTGAGGAACCGGCCGAATACGATGGCGCCGGCCACCAGCAGGATCACCATCGCGGAGATCCGCAGCGTCTCGATGATCGACGTCCAGAACACGGCCCAGGTCAGGTTGCGCCCTATGAGGCCGAGGACGACGGCTCCGAACGCCCCGACCGCGGCCGCCTCCGTCGGGGTGAACAGACCCGCGAAGAGTCCGCCGATGGCGACGACGAAGAGCACGCCGATCTGGACCACGCCGGGCAGGGAGGCGAATCGCTGCCTCCAGGTCGTCCTCGGTCCGGGCGGCCCCAGCTCCGGTTTGAGTCGGCACATGACGAACACGGTGGCGAGCAGCAGCAGGCCGACGAGGATCCCCGGAACGAGGGCGGCCTGGAAGAGCTTGGTGATGGACTGCTGGGACTGGACCGCGACGATGATGAGCGCGGTCGAGGGCGGGATGAGGATGCCGAGAGTCCCGCCGACCGCGACCGCTCCCCCGGCCAGCCGCCGACTGTAGCCGTACTTCTTCATCTCGGGCAGGGCCACCGCGCCGATGGTCGCGGTCGAGGCCGAGTTCGATCCGGAGGCGGCCGCGAAGCCGATGCTCGCGGTGATCGTCGTTGCGGCGACGCCGCCGGGAAGGTGCCCCACCCAGGTGTAGGCGGCGGCGAAGAGTTTCTCGCTCATCCCCGTACGGAAGACGATCTGGCCCATGAGGATGAACAGCGGTACGACCGCCATCGTGTAGCTGGAGAACTGCCGGTAGATGTCCGCCGCCATCAGGTGCTGTGCCGCTTCGACGTCTTCGATGGTCACGACGCCGACGAATCCGACACCGAGCATGGCGAAGGAGACCGGCATCCGGAGGAAGAGGATGCCCAGCATGATGACGATGCCGAGGATCGCAATGAGTGTCGGTGTCACGGGATGCTCCGTTCAGCGCGGGGGATGAAGAGTCGGGGGCCGGGGAGCCGGTCCGTCGGCGGGCTTCACCAGATGTCCGCTTCGGCCGACGGAGAGCGCCATGCGCGGGCGACGCGTTCGAGGTCGCCGACGAGGGCGGCGAGCATGCCGAGGACGCCGACCAGGACCACGCCCACCAGGGGCCAGTGCATGACGCGCAGCGCCTCGGTGGCGGAACCGGTCGCGTACATGGCGCGTGCGTAGTCGGCCAGGCTCAGCGCCAACTGGGTGAACAGCGCAACCGAAGCGATGGTGACGACGGCCGCAATGGCGATGCGGACGCGCCGGCCCATCCTGCCGGTGAGGATGTCGACGGCGACGTGCGACTTGTGGACTTGGGCCTCGCCGAGCGCCATCGCGGTGATCACCAGGGCCGCCATCGACACGAGTTCGTAGGTGCTCTGGATCGGGGCCGAGAACGCCCGCAGCACGATGTTGGCGATGAGCAGCAGCATCATCGCGACCAGTGCCGCGCCGCCGATATGGGCGAGGGAGCGCGCGATCCGGTCTGTCACAGCGACGAGCTTCGTCATCACGGGGCCTCCGGTCCGAGTTCCGCGGCGTGGTGGTCGGCCAGTTCGCGCATGCGGTCCAGCACCTCCTGGGAGTCGAAACCTGCATCGGAGTGCCGGGTGACCCAGTCGTCGGTGACCCGGTTCATGCGCTCGTCCAGCTCTTGGCGGACCTCCGGTTCGAGGCCGGTGGTCTCCACGCCGTGCTCGCTTTGCGCCCATTCGAGGGCCGTGCCGACGTTCTCGGTGTCGTGGAATTCCGCGGCGAAGAGCGACATCTCCTCGCGCAGGTCGAGGATGGCCTTCTGGACATCCCCGGGCAGGTCCTCGAAGGCCTGCTTGTCCATGACGGCCACGAAGCTGTTCGAGATGCCGAAGGGGTAGTCGGTGACGTATCGGACCTGCTCGGCCAGCGAGAAGTCCCGCAGCACCTCGCGTGAGGACACGTAGCCGTCGATGGCGCCGATCTGCAGGTTCTCCGCGACGTCGGACATGGACAGGCTGAGCGGCGTCGCGCCCATGGCCTCCAGCATGGGGATCGTGGCGCCGGAGCTGCGGAAGTTGCGCCCGGCGGAATCCGAGAGGCTATGGACCGGGGTCTGGGTCTGCAGGTAGGCCGGTTCCGTAGTGAACGCGCTGATGATCTCGTAGTCGTCGAACTCCGCGGGTTCGTACTCGAGCAGCAGGTCGAGGAACGTGGCGCTGCCGACGCGGGCGTTCTCGATCCCGATCGGCTGGTTGATCACCGAGGAGAACGGGAAGCGGCTGCTGTCGTAGGCCGGGGAGTCCATACCGATGTCCACCGCGCCGGCGGAGACTCCGCTGTAGATGTCGCCCGCGGCCATCAGGGTCCCACCGGGATAGGTCTGGACCGTCACCTGCCCGTCGGTCTTCTCCGCAAGCCGGTCTGACCACTCCTCCATCTGCACCGCCGGAAACGACGCGGCCGGCGCGAAGAACGCGTAACTCAACCGGATCTCGTCGCCGGGGGCGATTGCGGCGGCGTTCCCTCCGCCGCCCGTACACGCGGTGAGCAGAAGTGCGGTGCCCGACGCGGTGATCGCCGCGGCAAAGCGGTTCCTTCGGGACATCTCGATCTCCAGGGGTGTAGCCGGCGAAAAGCGGTGGGAACGAGCGGGAGAGGCGGCGAGGTCCGAGCCCCGTGCCGCAGCGAGCTTGGTGAGGAACATTACGCACCACGGACCGATCTGGTCGTGACCCATACGGGTACAAAGTAGGACCGAAATCACAGCAGCCAGGAGTCGATGACGACACTGCGTGCCCGAAACGTTGGCGGCCCGTGCATGCCGCGACGGCGATGAGGGGCGCCGCCTGCGGACGGTCACGGTGAGGGACCGCGGGTGGCCGAGCCCCAGCCCAACGGATCGGGTGCCCGCCGGCGGCCCGGCGACGCGGGACCACCGCCACCCGCTCCACCGGCGCCCACGAGCACCGGTGAGCGCAGGGCCGGGCACCGCCGCCGCAGGCCCGAGCGTCCGCGGCGCGGGCGTGCGGCGGTTCAGTGGCCGGCGAAGTCCTGATCGGCCCAGGGGCCGACCACCGTCGGATCGATCCGGACGTCGAGGACGAGAACACCGCGCGGTTCGGCGAACCAGTCGGCGGCCTGCGCGAGGTCGTGCTGCTCCCGGACCGTCACGGCGCGCGCGCCGGCGCCCCGGGCGATCCCCGCGATGTCCGCGTCGGGGAACCGCACGAGGTCGAGTCCGGAACCGTGGTGGAAGAAATGGTGGACCTCTGCGCCGTAGGCGCGGTCGTCGTAGACCACGACCAGGACGTCGAGGTTCAGGCGGACGAGGGTCTCGAGTTCCGATACCGCCATGAGGAACCCGCCGTCACCGGTGGCGAGGACGGTGAGCCGGTCGGGTCGGGCCACGGCCGCACCCGCGGCGGCGCCCAGGCCCAGCCCGATGGACTGGAACCCTGCGCTGGTGAAGACGAACCCGGCGGGGTCGGGCACGGACCACCCCATCGCCGGCCAGCCGATGAAGTGGCCGCCGTCGAGCACGACCGAGCGCTCGGCGGGCAGCATCTCCTCCAACCGGGCGGTGATATCGGCGGGATGGCAGGTGCCCTCGGATGCGCCCTCGGCGGAGGGCCGGGGCGCAACCGGGGCGGCGGATCGTTCGACCGGGCCGAACCGGCTTGCGCCGGGACGGTCGCCGACCTCGGCCAGCAGCGCGCATACCGTGGCGTCGGCGTCTGCGACGATGCCGACGTCGACGTGTCCGTTGCGGCCGAGGGCGCTGTGTTCCCGGTCGATCTGGACCACCTTGACCGGACCGCGGAAGATCGTGTCCCCGCGCGTCGTCCAGGTCGTGAGCGTGGCGCCCAGCGCCACGATGAGGTCGGCGGACTCCAGCGTCTCCACCGCGGCGGGGTCGGAGAACCCTCCCGCGATACCCACGTCCCGGGGGTGTCCGGTGAACATGCCCTTGACGACCGCGGTCGTCGCGAGGCGTGCCCCGACCCTGTCGGCGAGCGCGGCGGTCGCCGCGCGGGCGCCCGACAACCAGGCGCCCCGGCCCGCGAGGAGGACGGGACGGCTGGCGGACAGCAGGTCCTCGGCCAGTTCGGCGAGGACGTGGGCCGCCGGTT contains:
- a CDS encoding thiamine pyrophosphate-binding protein; the protein is MSVTGRASNGAEAVGATLAACGIDTVYGVVGSGNFVATDALVRSGARFAGARHEAGALAMADAHWRTTGRIAACSVHQGPGLTNTLTALAEAAKSRSPVVVIAGATSAGMTRSNFYLEQAALITAAGGAAEHLHRPDTVTADTARAFRRAIDEQRPVVLNMALDVQAATALSPEDPVAVLEPAGRPQPAAHVLAELAEDLLSASRPVLLAGRGAWLSGARAATAALADRVGARLATTAVVKGMFTGHPRDVGIAGGFSDPAAVETLESADLIVALGATLTTWTTRGDTIFRGPVKVVQIDREHSALGRNGHVDVGIVADADATVCALLAEVGDRPGASRFGPVERSAAPVAPRPSAEGASEGTCHPADITARLEEMLPAERSVVLDGGHFIGWPAMGWSVPDPAGFVFTSAGFQSIGLGLGAAAGAAVARPDRLTVLATGDGGFLMAVSELETLVRLNLDVLVVVYDDRAYGAEVHHFFHHGSGLDLVRFPDADIAGIARGAGARAVTVREQHDLAQAADWFAEPRGVLVLDVRIDPTVVGPWADQDFAGH
- the dctP gene encoding TRAP transporter substrate-binding protein DctP codes for the protein MGHDQIGPWCVMFLTKLAAARGSDLAASPARSHRFSPATPLEIEMSRRNRFAAAITASGTALLLTACTGGGGNAAAIAPGDEIRLSYAFFAPAASFPAVQMEEWSDRLAEKTDGQVTVQTYPGGTLMAAGDIYSGVSAGAVDIGMDSPAYDSSRFPFSSVINQPIGIENARVGSATFLDLLLEYEPAEFDDYEIISAFTTEPAYLQTQTPVHSLSDSAGRNFRSSGATIPMLEAMGATPLSLSMSDVAENLQIGAIDGYVSSREVLRDFSLAEQVRYVTDYPFGISNSFVAVMDKQAFEDLPGDVQKAILDLREEMSLFAAEFHDTENVGTALEWAQSEHGVETTGLEPEVRQELDERMNRVTDDWVTRHSDAGFDSQEVLDRMRELADHHAAELGPEAP